In the genome of Zygosaccharomyces rouxii strain CBS732 chromosome G complete sequence, the window CATGAACATAATTTGAAAGTAACTCCACTGGTATCTGAGACTAGTGATAAAGGTGGTGAATCTTTGACAAGACAAAAATCTGCATTTTCATTGACTCATATGTTTAAGCCACGAAAGGAAGATAATAAATTACTGGAAGGTGCCGTCAGTTTAATACCAGATCACAGACGTCACCGTATATATGATAATGACAGTGGCAATGGTAGTGGCGacgatgaaaatgataaagaGAGTCttttagaagaagatatGTCCGACATTAGAAGTAAATcgaaattggaaaaatctaAAGGAGGTAAagctgatgatgaaaatttgaaaaccCCCAAAATTGTCAATCCCATGGCAGCTGTCGGTtcagaagaattaaaattgattaaCACTTTATCTGAGAGGATTCATAAAAGTTTCAAGAGCAAAGGTTCTAAATCTCACGTGCTGGGAGAAGGCCATTCACAAAGACGTAGTGAACctttagaagaagttgaaaaaaaggGATCCAAGTTTTTTGAAGTATATGGTAAACCAGTAGGTATAATTGGCCATGGTGCATACGGTACCGTAAAAGTTTGTGCAAGGGCTAGAAACCCAAAGGATGCTCTGCCATTACCGAGTTTCTCTAATGGTAAGAGGTTGTTTTTTGgtgttaaagaattaagaCCAAAATCCACAGATAAAATCGAACAATTTAGTACAAGAATTACCTCagaatttatcattggTCACTCTTTAGGTAGATGTCAAAAAAATTCTAAGGGTGCTCcaaacattttgaaaatattggatCTTATGGAATGTCATGATTCTTTCATCGAAGTTATGGAATTTTGCCCTTCTGGTGATCTTTACAATTTGTTAACTCGGAAATCGAAGACTGGGACAGTGCTGCATCCGATTGAAGCAGACTGCTTTATGAAACAACTATTACATGGTGTTCAATTCATGCACATGCACGGTGTTGCACATTGTGATTTAAAACCTgaaaatattttattttaccCCAATGGTCTTCTGAAAATCTGTGATTTTGGGACTAGTTGTGTTTTCCAGACTGCATGGGAAAAGCATGTACATTTCCAATCAGGTACTATGGGATCAGAACCTTATGTGGCAccagaagaatttaatCATAGTAAAGAATACGATCCGAGATTAGCAGATTGTTGGTCTTGTGGTGTCGTTTATTGTACAATGGTATTGGGTCACTACCTATGGAAGGTTGCCATTAGAGGTAAAGATATGTTATACGATTCATTCTGCAGGCCGATGGcagaagaaaaggaatttACAGTTTTCGAAGAGATGAGACATGCAAATCCAGAAATCAATCGTTTAAGAAAAATTGCATTGTATTATATTTTCCAAGTGGATCCTACGAAGAGAATTACCGTTGATGAATTACTGCAGACATCATGGAtgaaaaaaacaaaatgcTGTGTATTTTACAGTAGAGGAAAACCTTAGGCGGCTCATTAGAGAACGAAATTTTGATGACATGAAGAATATAGAGAAAcgaaagtaaaaaaaaaaaaaaaaaaaaaaaaaaaaagaaaatagaAATAAGATGATAATTCTCGCATTGTATGTATGTACAGGTTATATATGTAGACGCATTCAttcattttgtaatttttttatcttttatttcttttttcgTTCTTTTTACAAGCATAAGGTCCCTCATAATTCCAATAATATTGCATTAGAGTATTCATACCACTCTTGATGCCAATGAACAGATCTTGTTAAAACCCTTTTCCCTCAATTCTCTACTGACGCATCCGTCATTTGCCATAATTCTCGATCCCAATGGTTCTCCAGTATTCTTATTGATTAAAACACATGCGTTATCACCGAATGCTACAAAAGATCCATCACTTCTAGCTTGATTCTTTTGTTTGGTACGAACAACAATCGCATGTACTATATCACCTTTCTTAACTCTATTGGTATTCGCAGTACCTGTAATGTTTTGAGTCAATGGTTTTGCCCTCTGTACAACGCATACTATTCTATCACCGATTCTACCTGGAGATTTGGGTGAGCCctttttcatcactttAATGCATTCTGCCATTTGGCCACCTGAATTATCTATCACTTTAAGCATCGATTTGAGGTATATCATCTTGAATTGCTCAGTTTCTTTTATCGCTTGTGTTCAACTCATCTCTAATTGTTCAACTTGAAAGGGcttgatatttttttattcatgTTGGTGAATAAGATCAACACCATCGTTAAGAGTGACAAATATAAACAGCATTTAAGATCACAGTTAATAGTTACAATTATTATAAAATCATTATAACATCTagttttattattattgtcGTCGTAATCATCCTCATCTGTAAcatcttgaatttttagcAATCAGGGTTATCTCATCTCTTGGAatctttttccaatacCTCTTCGATCATGGGAAGACTCCATCGTGCATTTATGTCGACCGTTAGACACCCTATTACTGTTTCGTAAAGTCCCTTGAACTCCTTCTCCACATCATCAATGACCGcgaatttcaaaagctcTCTATTGAACTTACCGGACGCAATCATTGCTCTTAATCTTGGTTCGAAATCGTGCTTAAATGGCAATTTCCCCGTTAACATTGCATATAGCATAACACCAAGAGCCCAAATATCTGCTGAAGGTCCTAGAGGCGGCGGCGAGGGTTCTAAAAGTTCTGGTGCCGCATAGGGCAATGATCCGATGTGAGAATGAGGATCCGGAACATTCGATGCATCTGTACCTGAATGTGGAGTCGCAACATCCATAGTTGGCGTTAATTGATTCATTGGCGAGACTAAATGTTGTAATGAAGGCTCACTTGTGATATGTGTACTCGACAGTGCAGGTCCATACGTTCGAGGCAGCGATAAAACCCCTAATGGTGTATCATCATGAGTTAATTTTCTGTTTTTAATCAGTCTCTGCAACTGGCTCATCTGCCTACCACCGCCACTACTAGGAACGTTGGGATTTGATTGTGTTTTAGAAATGTTTGGCTTTTTAGAAATCATCAAGTTCTGAACATCAGATGCAGAATTAAATCTCATCGGATCTCCATGATTTGATTTATGCTTATTACCgaccaatttctttggtgCCTTATAAGAAAGACCGAAATGGGTACTCATACCAAAATCACAAAGCACTactttaatttctttatcatcCACATTGCCCTCCGGTTTTTCAAGAAGAcagttttccaatttgatatCACCATGTGCTATACAAATGGAATGCATGTATTTCAAAGCTTTTATCACCTGTAAACATAAAACGATGGTTGACTTACACCTGTGTTTCCTTCTGATCTTTGAGGATCCAATCTCCCCCCAAGATATGACTAAATCATAAAGAGTTCCGCTGTTAATTCGATCGGTGAGACAATAAATGGCATAATCATCCTCTAATTTCCATTTCCACagttttaaaatatttgtGTGATTCAATTCCTTCCAAATACAAACTTCTTTTACCACTTGCCTCTTTACCTTATTGTTGTTTCTAAATCTAACAATTTTCATTGCTCTCGTATCACCACTCGTAACATCAACGCATTCCCTAATCATCCCCCACGCACCAAATCCAATGATTCTACCTAACCGATGTCCTAATATGAGAGCTCCCTTATCATCCGGTCTTGAGCTACCAGCGCTACCAATAGACCCACCTCCCATATTAGCCGGAGAGAATGAACTCAGATATTGCGAAGCTACTGATCCGTGTCTTGATCTAACTGCCGCTGCAGGACTCACAAAACTATTTCTATTCTGTAGAGAGGTTCCGCTCTTAGAATTCGTTAgcataatttttttcaaccaCGACATTATTATCCTGTGGTCCTTATTAGGCAGTAGATCCATGataattttctttctctgtGAATATGCCATTGATGTAAAATCTGATGGTAATTTACCCAATAAATCGACTAGTTCTTCAGGTGTCATCTTCAGCTCTTGTAACGTTGACGTGGAGATGTCACcaagtgatgaagatactGAATCATTCCCTGACGCTTTCCTCCCCAGCCTCCTCACCTTAGGTAactcaaaattttcagGTTCTGTCTGTGCTGAACCTGTTTGCGGTGCCAACAAAGAACTTGATCTTGTCGATGCATTCGGTAAGGGTATCGGTTCTACCTGTGCATGAGAGGAATTTCCATGAAGACTCATCTTATCATTTGGTGACTCCAACCACGGGCTATGGAACGACACCGACGACTGTTCCCACGACGATGGAGAAGGCTCATCTTCCAGCCATTTCGTGACTTCATCTGCAAAATCGAGCTCTGGGATATATTCGTCTTGCATTTCATTTTGCatttcatccaaatttctCTTCTTATTATTTTCCTCTACATCAAGTGAATAACGTCTCTGCCTCGATTGCGGGGGCCATTGAGAGCTTTCACCACTAGGAATTGGCCTATGtttatcgtcatcataTTTTCTTGACCCAGTAACTTGATCAAAGTTCGCCCTTTCATTCTCTGAATATACCCTGAGTAAACTTGTTCTACTTGGTGATCCACTTGCCAAGCGATGAATTTTACGAGGTTCAAAATAAAGGCTTTCATCTTGGCTATCAGGCATCTTGTTGATCTCCCATCTATATCCGTATCAATTAGTTACCCTTGGTATATGTCCTTTGCAATGTTTCAGTGTTGTTGTTACAAggtcatcatcatcgccCTTGTTTCCCATACATAACATGTAGTAAATAGCCCAAGACGAAAAAGCAACCGATGGTGGAATTCATTCATGCTCGAATGGAAATAATAATTGAATGTGTTATTTCTCCATATCCTATAATTTATGTAACTCTAATTCAATCTTAATAAATAAAGTATTTACTGTGCTGGAATAGTATCTAGATGGAATCTTAAACGTTGACTCTTTCGAGCTCTTCTCTACCTGCCTTGGTGTACAAGTATTCGTTGTAATCTCTACAGTTTTCCCACCAAGTCCAGTAGATACCCATTGGGATCAAGACGTAAAGGGCCTGAGCACCCACTCTTCTTGCAGTGTTGTAAAAAGCTGCATGGAAAATACCAGCCAATGGTTTTTGAGCGTATGGTGAAACGGAGTAGGAAGTAATACCCTTTTGTGCTGGGGAGCCGATGTGACCCCACCATCCCATGTAAGTCTTTGCACTTGGAGGACCCATGATTTATCCGAATAtacaaattttttaaaagctCTTGCTTGCTTTCCCGATTATGGTTCGTAGTGGATTGAAGTTGGTCAAAGTTGGTTCCTCTTGTACTTCAAAAGGGATccgttgaaaaatttcgacAGCTCCGCGCGCTGTGATTggatgaaaagaagactACATAGTAAACATGAAATATCTATCTCAATCTATCTAATTCATTTGGATCTTTTGTAGATTTTATCAAAGAAGGCGGTGAGCACAGCTTGCTTGAAACCACGAGATTCGTCGACCTGGGAAATTCTGGTCTTCAATTCCTTGGCGACGGAGTCCTCGTATTGCAAATAGTGCTGTTGGATGTTTAATTCCTGGAAGACCTTTTTGCATGCCTGCTCGCTGTCAGCATTTTTTCTACCATAGTTCTCATCCAGGGTTTTTCTCTGTTGCGCGTTGGCAAGTTCTAGAGCTTTGTTGACCACCCAAGAGCACTTGTTGTCTTGGATATCGGTACCTATCTTACCAATTTGCTCTGGGGTACCGTAACAGTCCAAATAATCATCCTGTATTTGGAAATACTCACCCAATGGGATCAATACGTCCTGAGCCTGTTTTAGATCCTTAGGATCACTGATACCTGCCACGTACATGGCTAATGCCACTGGCAGGTAGAAAGAGTAGTAGGCCGTCTTAAAGATGACGATAAACGAGTGTTTGGCAGGAGAGAATTTGCTCAAGTCAATTTTATCCTCTGGTGCAGTGATCAAATCTAGCAATTGACCCAATTCTGTTTGGAAGGTGACTTCGTGGAACAATTCCACTAGATCGATGTAGTAAGGTTCACTGCGGAAATGGCTCTTCAATAACTTGTAAATGGCAGCTTCTAACATGAAGGCATCGTTAATGGCAATCTCATTGACCTCCTCGATTTTGTACCAACATGGTTGACCCCTTCTAGTGATTGAGCGATCCATCATATCATCGGCAACCAAGAAGTAGGCTTGTAGAAGCTCAATGCACCAACCCAATAGAGCAAGCTTACTGTACTGTTCAGAGGGCAATTGAGTAGCTGTGGTACCCTTCAAGATGGCAAAAGTATCCACAACTGACAATCCTCTGTTCAATTTACCACCTGGAGTGTTGTAGTTCAAACTCCTCTCGTACCATTCGACTGCATCTGATGGCATACCATATTGAGCCAAATCTTGCTTCAATTCGTCAACAATCTTGGGGAACTCCGCTAGAAACTTTGATTTGTTGTCAGACATATTTCAAAgtatttcaattcttgtggTTAGACTTCTCTTTGATATGTTGTTGTTTATCAAGAGTCAAGGTGTTATTAACTTTTTCTGTTCCTGTATCTTTTTCTTATATACACTACTACAACGTgatgttcttcttctctagTATACACGAATTATATAAGAAGAAAGGGactcaattctttcaatgcTTCTTTTGACGTCTACTCTTCCCTGGTCTTcctttcatctttctttgagAAAATCCAGTCATATCGGCTGAGGAACTTGCATCGTTCTTCCtcttgaatcttttcaTACCACCTTGACCGTACTTCTTGTCTTTAGCATCACGTTTATGGTTGACCTTTGGTCTCTtagcaccagcaccagtaTCAACGGCGGAACTGGTTGCTTCTTCTACACCAAcattaaattcatcttcaccaatttcattgtGCTTTCTCTTTTGCTTCAATGCCTTAATCTTCTCCAAAGtgtctttcttttccaattgacGCTTTTGCAAGGTAGCGTTTTGCACTTGCTTACCAAACTTCTTTAGATCTCTCTGGCGCCTAGCGTCTTGACGTGCCTTCTTTTCACTTGCTTCTGTTACCAATTTACCCTTAATCTTATCCATATGTTCATCACTCTTAACCATCTCTGCAAAGTAATCCAATGGCCTCTTGAATGGAATCTTCAATCTCTTTAGTTGTTCACGAGCATAGTTCACACTGTCTAGGGATTGTCTGTAGAAGGCCAATTCACGTTCAGTGTCATCGTAAATATCCTTGATACCTTCATCAGTATTCGTCTTGGAAGTCACGGAAACATGCTCTTCAAAGGAATGCTTGGACCAGGGCAATTGTATACGTTGTAATGAATGTCTTAGAGCCTTGGTATTATTCATGGTCAATTTCTGGTGTGGCACGACATCAGCATCGGAGTCGACTTCCACATCTGAAAGTGGGacatcttgttcttcttcgtcttcttcgtcttccGCTTGTTCCTCAACTCCCTCTTGATCCTCAccttcatcctcatcctcatcttcatcttcatcctcatcttcatcagattcacTTTGAGCCAATCTTTCCAGATCTAACTCcctttcaccttcatcatcttcgtcctcttcttcttcatcctcttcagCATCCTCAGACTCCTTAACCTGGTCCTTCGcttgttctttcttcatctgtttcttcaatttcctcttATCCTTCTTAGATAATGCCTGGCTGTGGTAATCCTCAACTTTTTCAGCGCTCTTTTGGTTAGGTTCAGCTTTAGATTGCTCAACAGCTGCCAAATCATCTGCGGTAACTACGGTAGGTTCATCTCTCTCAACATTAGCCTTactcttttccttcttagatttctccatcttttcgaattcttcttgcttCTTTTGATGCGAG includes:
- a CDS encoding uncharacterized protein (similar to uniprot|P38970 Saccharomyces cerevisiae YJL165C HAL5 Putative protein kinase overexpression increases sodium and lithium tolerance whereas gene disruption increases cation and low pH sensitivity and impairs potassium uptake suggesting a role in regulation of Trk1p and/or Trk2p transporters), with amino-acid sequence MGSNDEKPPRQALPKRGRSFSESLRGLFKQQSNPPTPNNSANTSRDNTAPPSPVSEGSAPGPKRNNSKGSKLGKLASNKEAELSSSRGAPPQGVASQAIQSNPAGVTTKQHHLGLPHLGKLSLGHDSTGVAATGSDNDAFSQESYLSEEEDLSQMRRQQSPDVVPEVDEEGDGIQDNPPRTGSASSMDSTRHHRNIPPVGATNLNPNVSIDAALENEDMENKNHPKYANPTYARNGLGFLKRGNNSSSSSLSSKGSYSKNKTRSHADTVSASNLSKYSESDSKCILQVENFKVFENGTHEHNLKVTPLVSETSDKGGESLTRQKSAFSLTHMFKPRKEDNKLLEGAVSLIPDHRRHRIYDNDSGNGSGDDENDKESLLEEDMSDIRSKSKLEKSKGGKADDENLKTPKIVNPMAAVGSEELKLINTLSERIHKSFKSKGSKSHVLGEGHSQRRSEPLEEVEKKGSKFFEVYGKPVGIIGHGAYGTVKVCARARNPKDALPLPSFSNGKRLFFGVKELRPKSTDKIEQFSTRITSEFIIGHSLGRCQKNSKGAPNILKILDLMECHDSFIEVMEFCPSGDLYNLLTRKSKTGTVLHPIEADCFMKQLLHGVQFMHMHGVAHCDLKPENILFYPNGLLKICDFGTSCVFQTAWEKHVHFQSGTMGSEPYVAPEEFNHSKEYDPRLADCWSCGVVYCTMVLGHYLWKVAIRGKDMLYDSFCRPMAEEKEFTVFEEMRHANPEINRLRKIALYYIFQVDPTKRITVDELLQTSWMKKTKCCVFYSRGKP
- the MRPL38 gene encoding mitochondrial 54S ribosomal protein uL14m (highly similar to uniprot|P35996 Saccharomyces cerevisiae YKL170W MRPL38 Mitochondrial ribosomal protein of the large subunit appears as two protein spots (YmL34 and YmL38) on two-dimensional SDS gels), which codes for MIYLKSMLKVIDNSGGQMAECIKVMKKGSPKSPGRIGDRIVCVVQRAKPLTQNITGTANTNRVKKGDIVHAIVVRTKQKNQARSDGSFVAFGDNACVLINKNTGEPLGSRIMANDGCVSRELREKGFNKICSLASRVV
- the NNK1 gene encoding protein kinase NNK1 (similar to uniprot|Q757Y0 Ashbya gossypii AEL120W AEL120Wp and weakly similar to YKL171W uniprot|P36003 Saccharomyces cerevisiae YKL171W Hypothetical ORF), producing MPDSQDESLYFEPRKIHRLASGSPSRTSLLRVYSENERANFDQVTGSRKYDDDKHRPIPSGESSQWPPQSRQRRYSLDVEENNKKRNLDEMQNEMQDEYIPELDFADEVTKWLEDEPSPSSWEQSSVSFHSPWLESPNDKMSLHGNSSHAQVEPIPLPNASTRSSSLLAPQTGSAQTEPENFELPKVRRLGRKASGNDSVSSSLGDISTSTLQELKMTPEELVDLLGKLPSDFTSMAYSQRKKIIMDLLPNKDHRIIMSWLKKIMLTNSKSGTSLQNRNSFVSPAAAVRSRHGSVASQYLSSFSPANMGGGSIGSAGSSRPDDKGALILGHRLGRIIGFGAWGMIRECVDVTSGDTRAMKIVRFRNNNKVKRQVVKEVCIWKELNHTNILKLWKWKLEDDYAIYCLTDRINSGTLYDLVISWGEIGSSKIRRKHRCKSTIVLCLQVIKALKYMHSICIAHGDIKLENCLLEKPEGNVDDKEIKVVLCDFGMSTHFGLSYKAPKKLVGNKHKSNHGDPMRFNSASDVQNLMISKKPNISKTQSNPNVPSSGGGRQMSQLQRLIKNRKLTHDDTPLGVLSLPRTYGPALSSTHITSEPSLQHLVSPMNQLTPTMDVATPHSGTDASNVPDPHSHIGSLPYAAPELLEPSPPPLGPSADIWALGVMLYAMLTGKLPFKHDFEPRLRAMIASGKFNRELLKFAVIDDVEKEFKGLYETVIGCLTVDINARWSLPMIEEVLEKDSKR
- the QCR8 gene encoding ubiquinol--cytochrome-c reductase subunit 8 (highly similar to uniprot|P08525 Saccharomyces cerevisiae YJL166W QCR8 Ubiquinol cytochrome-c reductase subunit 8) — translated: MGPPSAKTYMGWWGHIGSPAQKGITSYSVSPYAQKPLAGIFHAAFYNTARRVGAQALYVLIPMGIYWTWWENCRDYNEYLYTKAGREELERVNV
- the ERG20 gene encoding bifunctional (2E,6E)-farnesyl diphosphate synthase/dimethylallyltranstransferase (highly similar to uniprot|P08524 Saccharomyces cerevisiae YJL167W ERG20 Farnesyl pyrophosphate synthetase, has both dimethylallyltranstransferase and geranyltranstransferase activities; catalyzes the formation of C15 farnesyl pyrophosphate units for isoprenoid and sterol biosynthesis); its protein translation is MSDNKSKFLAEFPKIVDELKQDLAQYGMPSDAVEWYERSLNYNTPGGKLNRGLSVVDTFAILKGTTATQLPSEQYSKLALLGWCIELLQAYFLVADDMMDRSITRRGQPCWYKIEEVNEIAINDAFMLEAAIYKLLKSHFRSEPYYIDLVELFHEVTFQTELGQLLDLITAPEDKIDLSKFSPAKHSFIVIFKTAYYSFYLPVALAMYVAGISDPKDLKQAQDVLIPLGEYFQIQDDYLDCYGTPEQIGKIGTDIQDNKCSWVVNKALELANAQQRKTLDENYGRKNADSEQACKKVFQELNIQQHYLQYEDSVAKELKTRISQVDESRGFKQAVLTAFFDKIYKRSK
- the EBP2 gene encoding Ebp2p (highly similar to gnl|GLV|CAGL0L00341g Candida glabrata CAGL0L00341g and highly similar to YKL172W uniprot|P36049 Saccharomyces cerevisiae YKL172W EBP2 Essential protein required for the maturation of 25S rRNA and 60S ribosomal subunit assembly localizes to the nucleolus); protein product: MAKGGKLKEMLSHQKKQEEFEKMEKSKKEKSKANVERDEPTVVTADDLAAVEQSKAEPNQKSAEKVEDYHSQALSKKDKRKLKKQMKKEQAKDQVKESEDAEEDEEEEDEDDEGERELDLERLAQSESDEDEDEDEDEDEDEGEDQEGVEEQAEDEEDEEEQDVPLSDVEVDSDADVVPHQKLTMNNTKALRHSLQRIQLPWSKHSFEEHVSVTSKTNTDEGIKDIYDDTERELAFYRQSLDSVNYAREQLKRLKIPFKRPLDYFAEMVKSDEHMDKIKGKLVTEASEKKARQDARRQRDLKKFGKQVQNATLQKRQLEKKDTLEKIKALKQKRKHNEIGEDEFNVGVEEATSSAVDTGAGAKRPKVNHKRDAKDKKYGQGGMKRFKRKNDASSSADMTGFSQRKMKGRPGKSRRQKKH